One part of the Vicia villosa cultivar HV-30 ecotype Madison, WI linkage group LG6, Vvil1.0, whole genome shotgun sequence genome encodes these proteins:
- the LOC131609179 gene encoding NADH-ubiquinone oxidoreductase chain 2-like → MFNLFLAVSPEIFIINATSILLIHGVVFSTSKKYDYPPLVNNVGWLGLLSVSYLITLLLLAAGAPLLTIAHLFRNNLFRRDNFTYFCQILLLLSTAGTISMCFDSSKQERFDAFEFIVLIPLPTRSMLFMISAHDSIAMYLAIEPQSLCFYVMAASKRKSEFSTEADSKYLILGAFSSGILLFGYDRTTTDILKSPFLA, encoded by the exons ATGTTCAATCTTTTTTTAGCGGTTTCCCCAGAGATCTTTATCATTAATGCAACCTCCATTTTGCTCATTCATGGAGTTGTATTTAGTACCTCTAAGAAATATGATTATCCACCGTTAGTCAATAATGTGGGTTGGCTTGGATTACTTAGTGTTTC GTATCTAATAACCTTGCTTCTGCTCGCCGCTGGCGCACCTCTCCTAACTATTGCCCATTTATTCCGGAATAATCTTTTTAGGAGGGACAATTTTACATATTTCTGCCAAATCCTTCTATTATTAAGTACGGCTGGTACCATTTCGATGTGTTTCGATTCTTCCAAACAAGAGAGGTTTGATGCTTTTGAATTCATTGTATTAATTCCACTTCCTACTCGCAGTATGCTCTTTATGATCTCGGCTCATGATTCAATTGCCATGTATTTAGCTATTGAGCCTCaaagtttatgtttttatgtgaTGGCAGCATCAAAAAGAAAGTCTGAATTTTCCACGGAAGCCGACTCGAAATATTTGATCTTAGGTGCATTTTCCTCTGGAATCTTACTGTTTGGGTACGACCGGACAACTACCGATATCTTAAAATCTCCTTTCTTAGCTTAG
- the LOC131613720 gene encoding uncharacterized protein LOC131613720 — translation MRCSHLLSGWRDAHQVRNIVSPVEQLATVTKWCKPSYGRFKCNIDASFSNNKVGIGACIRDDDGRFIAARTDWFSPIIDVDIGEALSLLAAIKWVLELGYDNVDFESDSKVVVDSVTIPKPNDSDFGAITRVCYQFLTHSTKNFQVKYIRRQANEVAHALTKAAPFHASSHIFNDVPTCIHNLIYNEMV, via the coding sequence ATGCGATGTTCTCATCTTTTATCAGGCTGGAGAGACGCCCATCAGGTCAGGAACATAGTGTCTCCCGTAGAGCAACTAGCAACTGTTACTAAGTGGTGTAAGCCATCGTATGGTCGATTTAAATGTAATATTGATGCATCTTTTTCTAATAACAAGGTCGGTATAGGTGCCTGTATCAGAGACGATGATGGGAGGTTTATTGCAGCTAGGACAGATTGGTTTTCACCTATTATTGATGTTGATATTGGCGAGGCTCTAAGTCTCTTGGCTGCTATTAAATGGGTTTTGGAGCTGGGCTATGATAATGTGGATTTTGAGTCAGATTCAAAAGTTGTAGTGGATAGTGTGACTATCCCCAAGCCAAACGACTCAGATTTCGGCGCCATTACTCGAGTCTGTTATCAGTTTTTGACTCACTCTACTAAGAACTTTCAGGTTAAGTACATTAGAAGACAAGCTAATGAAGTTGCTCATGCTTTGACTAAGGCGGCTCCATTTCATGCTAGTTCTCATATTTTTAACGATGTACCTACATGTATTCACAATCTTATTTATAATGAAATGGTTTAG